Within Chloroflexota bacterium, the genomic segment ATGCCGAGGCCTACCTGGGCGAGAAGGTGACCGAGGCGGTCATCACCGTGCCGGCGTACTTCGATGACACCCAGCGTCAGGCGACCAAGGACGCGGGTCGGATCGCGGGCCTGGACGTCAAGCGCATCGTCAACGAGCCCACCGCCTCGGCCCTGGCGTACGGCCTGGACAAGGACAAGGAGGAGAAGATCGCCGTCTACGACCTGGGCGGCGGGACGTTCGACATCTCCATCCTCGAGCTGTCCGAGGGCGTGTTCGAGGTCCGCAGCACGAACGGCGACACCCGCCTGGGTGGCGACGACTTTGACCAGCGGGTCATCGAGTGGCTGTCCGCCGAATTCAAGAAGGACCAGGGGATTGACCTGTCGAAGGACCGGATCGCCCTGCAGCGCCTCAAGGAAGCGGCCGAGAAGGCCAAGATCGAGCTGTCCACTACGACCTCGACCGAGGTCAACCTGCCCTTCATCAGCGCCGATGCCTCGGGCCCCAAGCACCTGGTCATGACCCTGACTCGAGCCAAGCTGGAGGACCTGGTGGCGGACCTGGTGGCCCGCGCCGAAGGCCCGGTGCGCCAGGCCCTGACCGATGCCGGGATCAAGCCTTCGGAGATCGACGAGGTCATCCTGGTCGGCGGCCAGACCCGCATGCCGGCCGTGGTCGAGGCGGTCAAGAAGATGTTCGCCGGCCGCGAGCCGCACAAGGGCGTCAACCCCGATGAGGTGGTCGCGGTGGGCGCAGCCATCCAGGCCGGTGTCCTGGGCGGCGAGGTCAAGGATGTCCTCCTGCTGGATGTCACCCCGCTGTCGCTGGGGATCGAGACCCTGGGCGGCGTGGCGACCAAGATGATCAACCGCAACACGACCATCCCCACGTCACATACCCAGATCTTCTCGACAGCATCGGACAACCAGCCCAGCGTCGACATCGTGGTCCTGCAGGGGGAGCGGGAGATGGCCGCCGACAACAAGAAGCTGGCCACCTTCCGGCTGGACGGCATTCCGCCGGCCCCACGCGGGGTGCCGCAGATCGAGGTCACCTTCGACATCGACGCCAACGGCATCCTCAACGTGACGGCCAAGGACAAGGCCACCAACAAGGAGCAGAAGGTCGCCATTACGGCTTCTTCGATGCTCGCCAAGGAGGACGTGGACCAGATGGTCCGCGATGCGGCCGAGCATGCGGAGGAGGACCGCCAGCGACGGCACGAGGCGGAGTCGCGCAATGAGGCCGATGCGCTGACCTACCAGGCCGAGCGGCTGGTCAAGGACATGGGCGACAAGCTCAAGGACGAGGACAAGACCGAGATCGAATCCCGGGTTGTTGCCGTCCGCGAGGCCCTGGCCGGGACGGACGCTGGCGTCATCGACTCGACTAAGCAGCAGCTCACCGAGGTGCTGCAGCGGGTCGGCGCCCAGGCCTACGCCGAGGCGCCCGCCTCAGAGGGCCCGACGGATGGGACCGGCGCCAATGGGGCCGCGGCCGAGGGCGAGGACGAAGGCGAGGGTGAGGGGGAGACGATCGAGGGCGAGTACAAGGAGGTCTGACGCTCCTTCTCGCGCGACCCGGGATAGGGCCGGGCGCCCGCCCCCTCGCCGGCTAACGCAACGGCCTCGGGGACGGACGCCCGGCCCTTTCGCACCTCGGGAAGCAGCACGAGATCTCCGTCCCGAGTGGACAGCGACCGAATCCGGCTCGTCGCGCATACTCCGCGCCGTGCGACCTGCCTTTCTGTTCGATGT encodes:
- the dnaK gene encoding molecular chaperone DnaK, with the translated sequence AEAYLGEKVTEAVITVPAYFDDTQRQATKDAGRIAGLDVKRIVNEPTASALAYGLDKDKEEKIAVYDLGGGTFDISILELSEGVFEVRSTNGDTRLGGDDFDQRVIEWLSAEFKKDQGIDLSKDRIALQRLKEAAEKAKIELSTTTSTEVNLPFISADASGPKHLVMTLTRAKLEDLVADLVARAEGPVRQALTDAGIKPSEIDEVILVGGQTRMPAVVEAVKKMFAGREPHKGVNPDEVVAVGAAIQAGVLGGEVKDVLLLDVTPLSLGIETLGGVATKMINRNTTIPTSHTQIFSTASDNQPSVDIVVLQGEREMAADNKKLATFRLDGIPPAPRGVPQIEVTFDIDANGILNVTAKDKATNKEQKVAITASSMLAKEDVDQMVRDAAEHAEEDRQRRHEAESRNEADALTYQAERLVKDMGDKLKDEDKTEIESRVVAVREALAGTDAGVIDSTKQQLTEVLQRVGAQAYAEAPASEGPTDGTGANGAAAEGEDEGEGEGETIEGEYKEV